GATAGGGACCCCTTTGGCGTGTTAAAGAGGCTTGAACACCTGCTTGACGAGGAGCGGGTGAAGTTCAGGGAGTTTGTAAGGAGGTGGGCGCCTAACGTGGATACTAGCGTGGCTTCAAACCTTGAGGATGTAGTGGCTGTAACTATGGCCTTAAACCTGATATACAAGGTTGTCCGTCACTATCTTCTTCTCGGGAAGCGTACTAAAAGCGTGATAATAATCATGCAGACCGTTTACTTCCTACCGCTAATAATGAGGGTGGCTGAGGCGTACTACAAATCGCTAGATGCCTTCACCTCAGGGAAACCTATAGGGGATTCAGCGGGCGCTTTAGTAGCTGCTAAGTTAATGTTTAACCACCCTACGTTTAAAGTAGCCGAGGACATGGTAGCCTCAGAAGTACCCTTCGAAGGCAGGACCTTACTTGTGGTTAAAGCCGAAGGCCCAGGAGGTAAGGTTGGAAAGCCGGGCGACGCTGTTGTAAAACTCGTTGAGGATAGGAAGGGGCAAGTAGCGCGCATCATTATGGTGGATGCCGCTAGCAAATTGGAGGGTGAACGCACCGGAGACGTAGCGGAGGGCGTTGGAGCCGCTATAGGTGATCCTGGACCTGAAAAGTATAAGATAGAGGAGATAGCGGTTAAGTACAAGATTCCGATAGACGCTATAGCCATTAAGGAATCGCTTGAGGAAGCCATATCCACCATTAGGAAGGAGATCATTGATGGCGTTGAGGTCGCCGTGGAAAGAGTTAAACAAATAATTAGGACTAGAACTAAGAATGGCGACTGTGTAATACTAGTAGGTGTAGGGAATACCATAGGTGTTGGTAATGGTTAAGGAACAGTGAGAGGAAGGAAGTATGAAGACTTCCAACGTGTTAACCCTTATCTCGATGCTTCTCTTAATACTATCAATATCCATGATACTAGGAGCTATCGTGGCTCCAACTTCGGATAGCAGGCTAAGTAATACAGCCTTCCTAATACTCACCGTGCTTGCTATGATAATGCTGGCCTTATCAAGCCTCCTCTCAACCTATGCTAAGAAGAAGGCCGCTAGCACCGTACAAAGAACGATCAGCGTCATAAAATGTGTTAAGTGTAACTATCAGGAGGAGCGCGACTTTCAGGTAGGCGACTACGTGCTTAAAAAGGTTGGATCCTGCACTAAATGCGCAGGCACACTAATCGTGGCGTCCATCTACCTACTATCCCCGAAGCGTTAAACTCTCAGCCTTAAGGTGGAGCTATGGAGGATTACGCAGTATCTAGGTACCTAGAAGCTGGGCGTATAGCAACAACAGTGCTTAAAAGGGTTAGCGGATACGTTTACGAAGGCGTTCCGGTTATAGAGCTTTGCGAAAGGGTTGAACGTATGATAAGGGAGCACGGCGCTCAACCCGCTTTCCCCTGTAACGTTTCAATTAACCATGTAGCAGCGCACTACTCTTCCCCGGCTGGTGATAGCCTAGTAATACCTAAAGGATCCGTGGTTAAGGTAGATGTAGGCGTTCACGTTGAAGGTTATATAGGTGACGCAGCGATCACCATTAGCCTTAACCCTGCCTACCATAGCTTAGTTACAGCGGCGGAGAAAGCGCTTAAAAACGCCATAGCTCTAATCAAGCGGGGTGTAACAACAAAGGTTTTAGGTAGAGCCATCGAACAAACCATTAAGCAGTACGGCTATAAGCCTGTGGAGAACCTATGCGGTCATAAGATGGCGTATTACTCGCTCCATGAGGGAGTCAGCGTACCAAACGTTGAGCCGTTAGTGGGACATCAGCTTAAAGCAGGCGAAGTTTACGCTATTGAACCCTTCGCTACCGATGGAGCCGGAGTAGTAAAGGACTCCGATAAGGCCTTTATATACCGCTATGTAGCTAAAAAAGGAATTAGGGGGGAGATAGAGAAGCGGTTGATAGATTTAGTATGGGATAAATACCGTACGCTTCCATTCTCTGAGCGATGGTTTACCTCCTTCCAGTTACAGGAGCTTCGAAGCGCGCTATCCTCGTTAGTAAGTAAGGGCTCTTTACATGCATACCCCGTGCTTGTTGAAAAGGCTGGAGGAATGGTAAGCCAAAGCGAGTGTACGGTGATCGTGACTGAAGATGGATGTATAGTTACAGCCGGGATCGAGGGCTATGAGTAAGAAACGCTTTAAACTAGTCGCTGTTGGAGGTACCTTCGACCGTTTGCATGATGGACACAAGGCCCTACTAAGCAAAGCATTTGAATGCGGAGAACGCGTCTTGATAGGGCTATCTGGAGATGAGCTGGTGCGTTCTAAGCGTAGAGCAGACGAGATAAGTAGTTACAGTGAACGTGAAAAAGCTTTGAGGGATTTCTTAAAGGAGAAGGGTTTACTTAACCGGGCGGAAATAAGTAAGCTAACATCCCCTGAAGGGGAGCTACTAACTAATGCCTTAATTGAAGCCTTAATCGTAAGCGAGGAAACCTTGGAAAGGGCTGTCAAGATTAATAAGGAAAGGATGAAAGCGGGGCTACCAAGCCTTGAGCTGGTAGTTGTACCGATGGTTAAAGCCGAAAACGGCCTCCCCATATCATCCACACGCATCAGGACTGGACGCATCGATGTTCACGGTCGGGTTATAAAGTAAAGCTATACTTTAACCGGAAACCCTAAAGGGTACCTCGGTGATTTTAAAGGCATTGCGTATATGCAACGACGCAGATCATCAATATTGAGCACATCGTAACCAACCAATCATGAACGCTAAACCTTAACTGCTTAATAAAAGTCCTGGTTTTAATAGCGCCAAACGCTCGGCTCTCCATTGCTTCAGCAACCTGATACGCCCTTCTAAACGTGTTAACGACTAAGGGCACCATAATCGGTACTAGATTTCTTAACCTACGCCAAGGAGCCCCCTTCTCAAGCTCTAAGCCGCGTGCCTTCTGCGCATCGGTTATGATCTGTGCCTCCCTTAAAAGGGTGGGCACGAAGCGTACAGCCATTGATAACTCAAAGGCCACCTCGAAGGGTACCTTCAACTTTATTAAGGCCTGAGTGAAGTCGTCCGGGTTAGTGGTCAAGAAAAGTATGGCGAACGCTGACATCAACGTGACGAACAATAGGACCATGGAAATCGCGTACTCCAAGCCTATGGTTAACCAGTTGAGAATCAGTATTATAGCGATGAGTATCGCTAAACCTTTAACTGCTTTAAGCCACTCTGTTAACGCCTTCGCCGCGGCCGTTAAAGTGATGACGAGCACTAAAAGAAGGAATGATGGAAGCATCTGCCCCCTTAATATAAACGCTACAACCGAAAGCGAGAAAACTAAAAGTATTTTGGAGCGGGGGTCAAGCTTATGGATAAAGGTATTCGCACGTTTAAACCTGAATAGCGTTAAAGGGGGCACAGAAATATTTAACCCTCCACCTATCAAAAACACTAAGTTCACAGTATATGAATACTGCGGTATTCGGTTTGCGAAGTTGTTTACACTACGAAGACTGCCCACACAATTAAAACACCGGAGCCATAGTCATAAACTACGATAAGCGTGTAAGTTGTAAGACGTAAGGAGGGGCTTTTGGACTCAGAACTAAGCCTTAATATGCCTTTCAAGATCGCTAAAGCTTTGTTATATTTCTCTTTAAGCGCCTTCCACGCCTCGGCTCTAAGCCGAGCCTTTTCTTCTTCATATAGTGTGATCTCCTTCCGCATACGTTTTTCTGTTAGTGCTTGCCACGTTTCGTGAAGGCTCTTTAAAACTTGCTTGCTCTCCCTTAGTAATTCTTTGTAAACGGCCTCAATCTTACCATACACCGGTTCAATAGCGCTCCAATATACTGGTTTGTTCGGTTCCCTTGAGGCACGCTTGATCAAGCATACCTTAAGCCGCTTGTGTGGAAGAACCAGGCTCAACGTTCTCTAAAAGGCGTTTAACGTGAGCTTTAGCGTGGACTATGCTGTGGTAGTAGTCATTACTGTAACGATCATGGCCTGCCTCCTTGCCTTTAGGCGTTGTGTACAGCTTCACCCCGTACCTGCGTTGCTTAAGCGTCTCATAAAGTGGTTCAATAACGTATGCCTTCTCGTTATAGAAGGCAACAGCGAAACTCGCGGCTCTCCTTCCTTTAGGGTTCTGTGCATACACTGAGCCTTCGCAGTCGATGGTTATGCTGAGCGCGCTGTAAAGCTTTTCATCGTCATTGAGAGGTGCTGGAATACGTTTCTCAAGAAGGTACTGGAAGCTCTTAAGTGGCAGTAAAACCCATAATCGCCACATATAGTGGTTCTCACTGTTCCTATAGGGCGCTACGCCCACATGCCCGTACTTGGCGAAAACCTCCTTAAATAGGAGCGCTAAGTACGGGTCGGGCGTTCCCAGCGCTACCAGTACTTGTTGCCTGTACCGTTTTACGCTTCGTCGATGTAGGCCAAGAACCACGTCTTAAGCCTCTCTATAGCATCGCTGTCAAAGTCATGCTTAAGATACTTGTACCTTCCCGTTCTCGCTAGTTGCGTTGCTGTTACGTTGTCACGTACTCCGAGATTCAGCTCGCGTTTCATTCACCGCAGTAGTGTACGCTGTGTGACGCCGAAGCACTTTGACAGTTTTCTTACTGACACGCCCTTGTGCCAGTGCAACCCTTCAACCAGCACTTTAAACCGTTGGTTGGCGTCGAGCGCCTCATTCATCACCGTCCCCCTCACCCCTTCCGAAAGCATCGTTAGCAACTCGTTTGGTATCACTATTTCCCTAGGGTTGCCGAAGTTCACTTTCAGAGTTATTCCCGCTTGGAGGGGCTTACCGGCCTCTTTCAGCGCTTTATCCACCACGTCTTTAACTTCTTTAAGACCTCTACATGTTAGGACTTCCTCCATCGCTTTTACGGCTAGCCTTAGGGCGATGTAGGCCTCCAACGGGTTGTACCGTGTTTTTCGTAGAACACCTCGTCGGCTATCATCCTAGCTCGTCAGTATAACCTGTACGGCTTGCACGTTGAAAGGCTTAGCGGCGTACTTCTCGATGGATTGTTGAAACACTTTTTCCGCGAACCTGATGGTGAGTGGGAGCTTATTAGGCCTTTAAATCCTCTATGTGCTTGTTACTGGTTGTAGATGGATGGATATACCGGCTAGGTATGGGCATTACTCAACAGCCTTTAGGAGGTGGATGAAGCTAAGTGTATGAAAACGAATACTTAACCAAAAATATCTAAATTAATCAACCCGTTTACCCACAACGCTCCTTTTTCAATATTAATTCTTTCAGTTTAGCAACCGAGGTAACCTTTTCGGGTATGCTGACCTTAAAGAGTCGTCGCGTAACGGTGTAGATGATAGGCGGTAGTAGGGAAGCTTTAGCTAGTACTTCGTCATTCGTTAATACCTCCTCGGTCCTTCCAACCGCTATCACTCTGCCCTCAGACATCACTATGGTTTTCGGTATATGGTCAACTACAAACTCCACGTCGTGAGTAACTACTACTATCGTTCTTCCCTCCGATTGAAGGCGTTTTAATAGCTCAGCTAGTTTAACCTTTTGAGCGTAATCTTGACCAATGGTAGGCTCATCCAAGACCAAAACCTTAGGCTCGTAGCTTAAAACGGAGGCTAACGCTAACCTTTTCCTCTCACCGCCGCTTAAGGTGAAGGGTGAGTCCTCCTCATAACCATCAAGGCTAAGCATAGCTAAAACCTGTTTCACCCTTTCCTCGGCATCATCGACATCGTAGCCGAAGTTCCTTAAGGCAAACAATACCTCAGCTCTAACACTTTCAGCGAATAGCTGATGGTCAGCGTTCTGAAATACTAAGCCAACGATCCTTGAGAGCTCAGCGACGCTAAACTCCTTAGTGTTCTTACCGTCTACTAACACTTCGCCCCTACTTGGTTTTAGCAGGCCGTTAAAATGTTTAACTAACGTTGTCTTCCCAGCGCCATTTTCACCAAGTATAGCTACGTAGTCGCCCCTTCCTATCGTTAAGTTGACGCCCCTTAAAGCTAAAGCTCCATTAGGATACTTGTACCAGACGTTTTCCGCCTTTATCATTAACATGCACCTAAAAGCTCTTCCAACTCTTGAACCGTAAGCGGTACCTTCCTTAGTTTTACCCCGCTCCTTAGTAGTTCCTTATAGAGGACTACAAGTTTAGGTGTTCCAATCCCTACCTTCTCAACGAGGTCATTTACCAATACATCTCGAGGAGCACCATCTAGGGCTATGCTTCCTTTAACCATAACGATCACTCTATCAGCTAGAGGGGCCGCTAGATCAAGCCTATGTTCGACTAGAACTACGGTTATGCCTAACTCTTTATTTACATTTTTCACGATTGAAAGAATATCCTTAGCACCTTTCGGATCTAAATTAGACGTCGGCTCATCAAGTATTAACACCGTGGGTTTTAAGGTTAAAGCCGCACCTATAGCGACTCGTTGCTGCTCCCCCCCTGAAAGCTCGTAGGGAGGTTTATCTAGGAGGTGTTTAATCCCTAGTAACGATGCTACTTCTTCCACCCTTCTCACTATTTCCTCTCTAGGAAGGCCTAGGTTTTCAGGGCCAAAAGCTAATTCCCTCTCCACGGTTAAACAAAAAAGCTGGTTTTCAGGTTCTTGAAAAACCATACATACGTGCTGCGCTAACTTATGGATTGGGTGCTCAACTACCTTTAACCCACAGACTTCAACCTCCCCTTTAAGCTCACCCTCGTAGAAATGCGGTATAAGACCGTTGAAGCATCTACATAGCGTGGTTTTGCCACAACCACTAGGACCCGTTACCAGTACTAATTCCCCTTTCTCGACCTCCAAGTTTACATCGCGGATCACGGGTTCATCGCCTTCAGCGTACTTAAACGTTAAGCCTTTAGCTTTAATGGCAAGCATTATTAACCAACCTACGCGTCGCTTCTAGTATCGCTAAGCCTCTTGAAGTACCTATCAATAACGCTTAAGGCTTTATCAGCAGCCTCACTAGCCAGCCTCTCAACGTCTAAGGTTAGAAACGGCTGAACCGTTAACTCTACGTCCACATCGAACGTGTACCCATTAGCCTCCGCTACGCCTATTGACACCGATATATCTATCACTTCACCTTTCTTCGTTTTACTATTTACGTATCTAACCGCCTCAGTCTTAGCTTCTTCAAGTAGCTGAGCCAATTCGCTGCTTGATAACCGCCGTATCACTAAAAGCACCATGCTTTTAAACCTGGTTAACTAGATCAATAACCCATGTTCTTAACAACTGTTAACTTTTCCACACCGCCCATCGACGGACGGGTGCGACGTAAACGCTCTTAGCTAATCGAAGGAGGCGCACCGGAAGGACCTGATAAGGACTTAGCTAAGTCTTTACGTAATTCCTCAACCTGTTTTTTTGCGAGGCCTTCTTGGCGTTCAAGGGTTTTTATATGTAGCTCTAACGTTTCCTTCTTATCTGTTAACTCGGCTACGATCTGATCTCTCTTCGTCAGGAAGAGTAAGTTGCCTACCGACTTGTATACAGGGGTTTCAGGAGGGGCTTTTTGCAATTCTTCAAGGGCATGCTCGGTTTCCCTTAATTCAGCCTCGTATTGAAGCCTCCTTATAGTTAAGGCCCTTAGACGTTCCTGCGCTTCTTGAAACCGCATAAGCTTATGTTGTACCTCCGGCGGTACCTCGGTGGTCAAGGTTTATTCACCCCGGTTAGGTTAACTACCTCACTAACAGTTTTAATCCAGCGTAGATAAGCGTTCATTACCGCGCGTAACTTAATTAAATCCTTTGCAGTTACCTTTAAAATTAACGCGTTTTCACCCTCGCTTAATATTTCAACATTAACCTTGGAAGTGGTTAAGGCTTCAGGTTTTAAAGCCTTAAGCACTATCTCTCGTTGCTTAAGGCTTTCAAGCTCCACCCTTATACGGGCCGCGACTCGGTATATTATCTGACCCATAGCTATGAAACCTTTTACGCAAAATATTTTTTCAAAACAACTAGGGGTCCTATAGGTTTTTGGTTTTTTGCGCATATAAACCTTAAGCGCCCTAGGTGTTTCTTATCCGGTTCAACTATTAATAACCCTGCGTCATCTCCACCTACTAACCCCTCAATGGGTATTGAAAGCCCCTCGGATAATGTATTTGCTAACTTCTTTAACTCATCACTGGCGTTTGGATCTACAGTCAACCTTACCGATTTGATAGCTTTAAGTGGAGGTTTAATCTTCATCTCCCTTAACAGCTTAATGCCGCTACATACGATCGAAACGATTAAGCGGGCCTCGTTATTTGTTATCCTGTATAAATCGACCCTTCCAGGATTGCCTTTCCTCGTATTAACCACGAGGATACTTTTAGCGCCATGCTTTAAAGCCTCTAGCACTACCTCTTCAAAGTTCTTTTTACCTCTGTTTACGTAAATGGCATCGCCTAAACCTACCCGTAAATCCTTACAGAAGCTTCTTACCCTGCGGGTAGGTCTAAGCGATGTAGTTATGTAGACTCTAGCCCTCATGCCTTAGCCAAAGCCCTTAACGGCCTATATATCCTTTGCATAAAATCAGATTCAGAGTTTTAAAGTATAGGTAAAGAAAGGAGAATCCGTGAAAACGGGATAACGTCATTCCTAATTAGGAACAAAAAGTATTAAAACGCTACTGCCACCACGTTAAAGCCCGCTCTAGGCTTTACCGTTTACCTTGCCCCTCCGCTAAACCCTCACCTATTATTGTCTGCGGAGTATAGGCCCCTCCAGCGTAAGTTTTACCGCATTTTAAGCAGTGCCAAATACCTGTTGCCACCCGTTTAAGCCTACCTTTAACCAAGCAGGATGGGCAGGTGTATGAAGCTTTAAGTTTTTCCTCAACCTCCCTAACCCTCTTCCTAATCGTGGAACCGTACCTGGCCTTAAACCTTCCAGTAGTGCTTACCACCTTGGTTCTACCCATTCTACCTAACCACCTTTACTAGTTGTTCCTTTAATTCCTCCGCCTTCCTAATGGCTATCTTTATGGCCTCGGTTACTTCCTCATAGGTTAAGAACCCTTCACCACCCTTCTGTAGTGCGCATACTTGACCGTTAATGACCACCACGGTTAGCTTAGCCTCCATAGCCTCCTCCTCGGCAAGCCCAGGATCAACCAGTAGATAGTTCCCTACCTTCACCGTGGTAACGGTTACTGGTATACCCTTTATGGGTAGCGGTTCCTTCTCCTCATACAGTACTTTAATGCTTTCACCGATAACTTCAACCTTAGGAACCTTAGTGTTAAGTAAGGCAGCGACGGCAGCTAATGCTGCCGCATCCACTAGGTTGCCGTCATGGTTTAATACGTAAATATCAACCCAAATAAGCCAAACCTTCTTTCCAGGTATGATGCAGAGCTTCTCTAAGTCTATCATATCGGCCTTCCGAATTCCCCTATCAACTATACGTGCTAGCTCTATAGCGTTCTCGTCCGGAGGTCCAGGTTCGAAGCTAGGGGATGCTAAAGGCAGGAACTCAGCGTTGGTGGTTAGTACGCCTAGGTTTGGCGTATCGGTAAAGGGCTCTCCTATCTCTAGCTTTACCCCTGCTAGTACTAAGGTTCCGCCCAAGCTAACCTTAGCTGATCCGTCAGCTCTACCTATAATGCCCGTCTCCACGTTTATACTTCTAAACGCGTCTAAGGCGCGCCCATCTATCCTCCTACCCTTAGATAGCTCCTCTAGAAGTTGCGCAGTTTTAATCTTCAATAGCAATGCTTTCCCCCTCTTTTTCAATCTGCTTCCTTATTGAAAGGTAACGCTTTTTCAACGCCTCCCTTTGGGCCTTGTATATTTGAAGACAGGCCTTCTGCCCCATCTTTAGGGCCTCCTCAAACTCTTCAACCGTTAGCTTTCCATCTAGCTGTAGGAGGGTTATAACACCCCTACCCGGCATCATGGCCATCGGTAGGTCAACTTCACCGTTCTTATCCTCAACATCTGTTAGATCCACAACCATAACCCCCCCGGCCTTGCCAACGGCGCAGGCAGATACAAGGTCACGCATAGGTATTCCAGCGTCGGATAGGGCTAAAGACGCCGCGTTAATACCTGCACATCGCGTTCCACCATCAGCTTCGAGCACCTCGACGAACACGTCTATAACGGTTGCTGGAAATTTCTCTAAGTAGATGGCGCTCATTAACGCACCCCTAATAACCTTGGAGAGCTCTATCTCCCTCCTCGATGGTGCTGGTGACTTTCTAACTTCCACTGAGAAGGGAGCCATGTGGTACCTGCACCTTAAAACTGCACGATCAGGTAAAGCTAAATGCTTAGGGTGAGGTGCTCTAGGCCCGTAAACGGCTGCTAATACCTTTGTTTTACCTTGCTCGACATAAGCTGAG
This is a stretch of genomic DNA from Candidatus Nezhaarchaeales archaeon. It encodes these proteins:
- a CDS encoding DUF1512 domain-containing protein; this translates as MPLPLLGDQQSWIWSTLSVLAFILFFTLFGQRLQVLIWLRDIERSLIKFDLLAKKGKEAAIKAIKDFGKPEVDPTPALNDFLEFFVIEPVDRDPFGVLKRLEHLLDEERVKFREFVRRWAPNVDTSVASNLEDVVAVTMALNLIYKVVRHYLLLGKRTKSVIIIMQTVYFLPLIMRVAEAYYKSLDAFTSGKPIGDSAGALVAAKLMFNHPTFKVAEDMVASEVPFEGRTLLVVKAEGPGGKVGKPGDAVVKLVEDRKGQVARIIMVDAASKLEGERTGDVAEGVGAAIGDPGPEKYKIEEIAVKYKIPIDAIAIKESLEEAISTIRKEIIDGVEVAVERVKQIIRTRTKNGDCVILVGVGNTIGVGNG
- the map gene encoding type II methionyl aminopeptidase codes for the protein MEDYAVSRYLEAGRIATTVLKRVSGYVYEGVPVIELCERVERMIREHGAQPAFPCNVSINHVAAHYSSPAGDSLVIPKGSVVKVDVGVHVEGYIGDAAITISLNPAYHSLVTAAEKALKNAIALIKRGVTTKVLGRAIEQTIKQYGYKPVENLCGHKMAYYSLHEGVSVPNVEPLVGHQLKAGEVYAIEPFATDGAGVVKDSDKAFIYRYVAKKGIRGEIEKRLIDLVWDKYRTLPFSERWFTSFQLQELRSALSSLVSKGSLHAYPVLVEKAGGMVSQSECTVIVTEDGCIVTAGIEGYE
- a CDS encoding pantetheine-phosphate adenylyltransferase, with translation MSKKRFKLVAVGGTFDRLHDGHKALLSKAFECGERVLIGLSGDELVRSKRRADEISSYSEREKALRDFLKEKGLLNRAEISKLTSPEGELLTNALIEALIVSEETLERAVKINKERMKAGLPSLELVVVPMVKAENGLPISSTRIRTGRIDVHGRVIK
- a CDS encoding energy-coupling factor transporter transmembrane component T, yielding MNLVFLIGGGLNISVPPLTLFRFKRANTFIHKLDPRSKILLVFSLSVVAFILRGQMLPSFLLLVLVITLTAAAKALTEWLKAVKGLAILIAIILILNWLTIGLEYAISMVLLFVTLMSAFAILFLTTNPDDFTQALIKLKVPFEVAFELSMAVRFVPTLLREAQIITDAQKARGLELEKGAPWRRLRNLVPIMVPLVVNTFRRAYQVAEAMESRAFGAIKTRTFIKQLRFSVHDWLVTMCSILMICVVAYTQCL
- a CDS encoding ABC transporter ATP-binding protein, with translation MIKAENVWYKYPNGALALRGVNLTIGRGDYVAILGENGAGKTTLVKHFNGLLKPSRGEVLVDGKNTKEFSVAELSRIVGLVFQNADHQLFAESVRAEVLFALRNFGYDVDDAEERVKQVLAMLSLDGYEEDSPFTLSGGERKRLALASVLSYEPKVLVLDEPTIGQDYAQKVKLAELLKRLQSEGRTIVVVTHDVEFVVDHIPKTIVMSEGRVIAVGRTEEVLTNDEVLAKASLLPPIIYTVTRRLFKVSIPEKVTSVAKLKELILKKERCG
- a CDS encoding ATP-binding cassette domain-containing protein produces the protein MLAIKAKGLTFKYAEGDEPVIRDVNLEVEKGELVLVTGPSGCGKTTLCRCFNGLIPHFYEGELKGEVEVCGLKVVEHPIHKLAQHVCMVFQEPENQLFCLTVERELAFGPENLGLPREEIVRRVEEVASLLGIKHLLDKPPYELSGGEQQRVAIGAALTLKPTVLILDEPTSNLDPKGAKDILSIVKNVNKELGITVVLVEHRLDLAAPLADRVIVMVKGSIALDGAPRDVLVNDLVEKVGIGTPKLVVLYKELLRSGVKLRKVPLTVQELEELLGAC
- a CDS encoding DUF3194 domain-containing protein, yielding MIRRLSSSELAQLLEEAKTEAVRYVNSKTKKGEVIDISVSIGVAEANGYTFDVDVELTVQPFLTLDVERLASEAADKALSVIDRYFKRLSDTRSDA
- a CDS encoding prefoldin subunit beta, giving the protein MTTEVPPEVQHKLMRFQEAQERLRALTIRRLQYEAELRETEHALEELQKAPPETPVYKSVGNLLFLTKRDQIVAELTDKKETLELHIKTLERQEGLAKKQVEELRKDLAKSLSGPSGAPPSIS
- a CDS encoding KEOPS complex subunit Pcc1, whose product is MGQIIYRVAARIRVELESLKQREIVLKALKPEALTTSKVNVEILSEGENALILKVTAKDLIKLRAVMNAYLRWIKTVSEVVNLTGVNKP
- a CDS encoding 50S ribosomal protein L37ae codes for the protein MGRTKVVSTTGRFKARYGSTIRKRVREVEEKLKASYTCPSCLVKGRLKRVATGIWHCLKCGKTYAGGAYTPQTIIGEGLAEGQGKR
- the rrp42 gene encoding exosome complex protein Rrp42; this translates as MKIKTAQLLEELSKGRRIDGRALDAFRSINVETGIIGRADGSAKVSLGGTLVLAGVKLEIGEPFTDTPNLGVLTTNAEFLPLASPSFEPGPPDENAIELARIVDRGIRKADMIDLEKLCIIPGKKVWLIWVDIYVLNHDGNLVDAAALAAVAALLNTKVPKVEVIGESIKVLYEEKEPLPIKGIPVTVTTVKVGNYLLVDPGLAEEEAMEAKLTVVVINGQVCALQKGGEGFLTYEEVTEAIKIAIRKAEELKEQLVKVVR
- the rrp41 gene encoding exosome complex exonuclease Rrp41, with product MGGLKLIDENGLRLDGRRPDEVRPLNMEVGILKSADGSAYVEQGKTKVLAAVYGPRAPHPKHLALPDRAVLRCRYHMAPFSVEVRKSPAPSRREIELSKVIRGALMSAIYLEKFPATVIDVFVEVLEADGGTRCAGINAASLALSDAGIPMRDLVSACAVGKAGGVMVVDLTDVEDKNGEVDLPMAMMPGRGVITLLQLDGKLTVEEFEEALKMGQKACLQIYKAQREALKKRYLSIRKQIEKEGESIAIED